The following are encoded together in the Brassica napus cultivar Da-Ae chromosome A9, Da-Ae, whole genome shotgun sequence genome:
- the LOC106364139 gene encoding uncharacterized protein LOC106364139, translating into MGKENQLETANCGVNDHGSPPVKNNEELAAVETRYSTDSGDSGLPTCRVCHSTESDKRGDAALGLLEITPPVPEARKSNADDAEAEQKSCIVKSNIDIEMGIQQHHQDALIELGCSCKNELALVHYACALKWFLNHGSTVCEICGNAAENIKTGDFNKVVSALRDYTAIRERTDPNSVLPLSTDEVAVIRRQRLSEISSWFSPHSLNNSNSSVVASQEQPLGVVSFDMLPMENHATKWAVEGTGILLATGLLTVTLVWLIAPRVDKKTARSGIHILLGGLCALIVVIFFRFVVLTRIRYGPARYWVILFIFWFLVFGIWASRSNAHNDT; encoded by the exons ATGGGTAAAGAGAATCAGTTGGAGACAGCAAACTGTGGAGTCAATGATCACGGTTCTCCACCCGTCAAGAACAACGAGGAACTAGCAGCAGTTGAGACGCGTTACAGTACAGACAGTGGTGACTCTGGTTTGCCAACTTGTCGTGTATGCCATTCTACAGAATCCGACAAACGAGGAGATGCTGCCTTAGGACTTTTGGAGATCACTCCTCCGGTTCCAGAAGCACGTAAAAGCAATGCAGACGATGCTGAGGCTGAGCAGAAGAGTTGTATCGTCAAGAGCAACATTGATATCGAAATGGGAATCCAGCAGCATCATCAAGATGCATTGATTGAGCTTGGATGTTCTTGCAAAAACGAGCTTGCGTTGGTACACTACGCTTGTGCGCTCAAATGGTTCCTCAACCACGGTTCTACAGTCTGTGAGATCTGCGGGAATGCGGCGGAAAATATAAAAACTGGTGATTTCAACAAAGTGGTCAGTGCCTTGAGAGACTACACGGCGATAAGAGAAAGAACAGATCCAAACTCTGTATTACCGTTGAGTACAGATGAAGTTGCTGTCATTAGAAGGCAACGACTTAGTGAGATATCTTCATGGTTTAGTCCTCATTCCCTGAACAACAGCAACAGCTCTGTTGTGGCTTCTCAGGAACAACCTTTAGGTGTTGTGAGCTTTGACATGTTGCCTATGGAAAACCATGCAACTAAATGGGCTGTGGAAGGTACAGGGATTCTACTTGCTACCGGTTTGCTCACTGTTACTTTGGTCTGGCTCATTGCTCCTCGTGTTGATAAG AAAACTGCTAGGAGTGGAATTCATATTCTTCTTGGTGGTCTATGTGCTTTAATAGTAgtcatcttcttcagattt GTTGTGCTCACTAGAATTAGGTATGGTCCTGCACGCTACTGGGTAATCTTGTTCATCTTCTGGTTTCTTGTGTTTGGTATTTGGGCTTCTCGTTCAAATGCTCACAATGACACTTGA